A genomic region of Staphylococcus roterodami contains the following coding sequences:
- the leuB gene encoding 3-isopropylmalate dehydrogenase has product MTYKIVALPGDGIGPEILNGTLALLEIISTKYNFNYQLERHDFGGASIDTFGEPLTEVTLNACKKADAILLGAIGGPKWTDPNNRPEQGLLKLRKSLNLFANIRPTTVVKGASAFSPLKEERVEGTDLVIVRELTSGIYFGEPRYFNDQDALDSLTYTREEIERIVHVAFKLAASRRGKLTSVDKENVLASSKLWRKVVNEVSLLYPEVSVNHLLVDACSMHLITNPKQFDVIVCENLFGDILSDEASVIPGSLGLSPSASFSNDGPRLYEPIHGSAPDIAGQDIANPFGMILSLAMCLRESLNQPDAADELEQLIYSMIENGQTTVDLGGQLHTSEIFTKLSSKLNH; this is encoded by the coding sequence ATGACTTATAAAATTGTTGCACTACCTGGTGACGGTATCGGACCAGAAATTTTAAATGGTACTTTAGCGTTACTCGAAATTATTAGTACTAAATATAACTTTAACTATCAATTAGAGCGCCATGATTTTGGTGGTGCCTCTATTGATACTTTTGGTGAACCACTTACTGAAGTTACATTAAATGCTTGTAAAAAGGCAGATGCTATCTTACTAGGTGCTATTGGTGGACCAAAATGGACAGATCCTAATAATCGACCAGAACAAGGTTTATTAAAATTACGTAAATCCTTAAATTTATTTGCTAATATTCGCCCTACTACAGTAGTAAAAGGCGCTAGTGCCTTTTCACCTTTAAAAGAAGAACGTGTTGAAGGTACTGACCTAGTCATTGTGCGTGAATTAACAAGTGGTATTTATTTTGGGGAACCAAGATATTTTAATGATCAAGATGCACTTGATTCACTCACATATACAAGAGAAGAAATTGAACGTATCGTTCATGTAGCATTTAAATTAGCCGCTTCAAGACGTGGAAAATTAACCTCTGTTGATAAAGAAAACGTATTAGCTTCAAGTAAATTATGGCGAAAAGTCGTAAATGAAGTGAGTTTATTATACCCTGAAGTATCGGTAAATCACTTACTTGTTGATGCTTGTAGTATGCACTTAATCACAAACCCTAAACAATTTGACGTCATTGTTTGTGAAAACTTATTTGGAGATATTTTAAGTGATGAAGCATCAGTCATTCCCGGCTCTCTTGGCTTATCACCTTCTGCTAGTTTTAGTAATGATGGCCCAAGATTATATGAGCCTATTCATGGATCTGCTCCTGATATTGCTGGTCAAGATATTGCTAATCCATTTGGGATGATTCTCTCTTTAGCAATGTGTTTACGTGAAAGTTTAAATCAACCTGATGCTGCAGATGAATTAGAACAACTTATTTATAGCATGATTGAAAATGGCCAAACAACAGTAGATTTAGGCGGGCAACTTCATACTTCAGAAATTTTTACCAAGTTATCATCAAAATTGAATCATTAA
- the sigB gene encoding RNA polymerase sigma factor SigB codes for MAKESKSANEVSPEQINQWIKEHQEHKNTDAQDKLVRHYQKLIESLAYKYSKGQSHHEDLVQVGMVGLIGAINRFDMSFERKFEAFLVPTVIGEIKRYLRDKTWSVHVPRRIKEIGPRIKKVSDELTTELERSPSISEIADRLEVSEEEVLEAMEMGQSYNALSVDHSIEADKDGSTVTLLDIMGQQDDHYDLTEKRMILEKILPILSDREREIIQCTFIEGLSQKETGERIGLSQMHVSRLQRTAIKKLQEAAHQ; via the coding sequence ATGGCGAAAGAGTCGAAATCAGCTAATGAAGTTTCACCTGAGCAAATTAACCAGTGGATTAAAGAACACCAAGAACATAAGAATACAGATGCACAAGATAAATTAGTTAGACATTATCAAAAACTAATTGAATCATTAGCATATAAATATTCTAAAGGACAATCACATCATGAAGATTTAGTTCAAGTTGGTATGGTTGGTTTAATAGGTGCCATAAATAGATTCGATATGTCCTTTGAACGGAAGTTTGAAGCCTTTTTAGTACCTACTGTAATCGGTGAAATTAAAAGATATTTACGAGACAAAACATGGAGTGTACATGTTCCAAGACGTATCAAAGAAATAGGACCTAGAATAAAGAAGGTAAGCGATGAACTAACGACAGAATTAGAACGTTCGCCTTCTATTAGTGAAATAGCTGATCGCTTAGAAGTTTCGGAAGAAGAAGTACTCGAAGCGATGGAAATGGGCCAAAGTTACAATGCACTAAGTGTCGACCATTCCATAGAAGCGGACAAAGATGGATCAACAGTTACTTTGTTAGATATTATGGGCCAACAAGACGACCATTATGATTTAACGGAAAAACGTATGATACTTGAAAAAATCTTACCGATATTATCTGATCGTGAGCGGGAAATTATCCAATGCACGTTTATTGAAGGCTTAAGTCAAAAAGAAACAGGTGAACGTATCGGTCTAAGTCAAATGCATGTATCAAGACTACAAAGAACAGCAATTAAGAAATTACAAGAAGCAGCACATCAATAA
- a CDS encoding PP2C family protein-serine/threonine phosphatase, with protein sequence MEEFKQHYKGLIDESLTCQDKAELIKKCEKYTDEVIRKDVLPEDIVDIHKNYILTLNLTREDVFKTLDVLQEIVKGFGYSYRDYQRLVDKLQVHDKEIDLASSLQQTMLKTDIPQFDSIQIGVISVAAQKVSGDYFNLIDHNDGTMSFAVADVIGKGIPAALAMSMIKFGMDSYGHSQLPSDGLKRLNRVVEKNINQNMFVTMFYGLYEEMNHLLYCSSAGHEPGYIYRAEKEEFEEISVRGRVLGISSQTRYQQQEIPIYLDDLIIILTDGVTEARNSEGTFIDKQRLLEYIKKHKHMHPQDIVQIIYEAILKLQNPHKKDDMTILIIKRVN encoded by the coding sequence GTGGAAGAGTTTAAACAACATTATAAAGGTTTAATAGATGAAAGTTTGACTTGCCAAGATAAGGCTGAATTGATAAAGAAGTGTGAAAAATATACTGATGAAGTTATTCGTAAAGATGTATTGCCTGAAGACATTGTTGATATACACAAAAACTATATACTGACATTAAATTTAACACGTGAAGATGTTTTCAAGACATTAGATGTTTTACAAGAAATCGTTAAAGGCTTTGGATATAGTTACCGAGATTATCAAAGATTAGTAGATAAACTCCAAGTTCACGATAAGGAAATAGACTTAGCTTCTAGCTTACAACAAACGATGCTTAAAACAGATATCCCACAATTTGATAGTATTCAAATTGGTGTTATTTCAGTAGCAGCGCAAAAAGTTAGTGGTGATTATTTCAACTTAATCGATCATAACGATGGTACGATGAGCTTTGCTGTTGCGGATGTTATTGGAAAAGGGATACCAGCTGCTTTAGCGATGAGTATGATTAAATTCGGTATGGATTCATATGGACATTCACAATTACCTAGTGATGGCTTAAAGCGTTTAAATAGGGTAGTTGAAAAAAATATTAATCAAAATATGTTTGTAACGATGTTTTACGGATTGTATGAAGAAATGAATCATCTACTGTATTGTAGTTCTGCAGGCCATGAGCCGGGGTATATTTATCGTGCTGAAAAAGAAGAATTTGAAGAAATTTCAGTTAGAGGTAGAGTTTTAGGAATTAGTTCTCAAACACGATATCAACAACAAGAAATTCCAATATATCTTGACGATTTGATTATCATTTTAACGGATGGTGTAACAGAAGCGAGAAATAGTGAAGGTACCTTTATAGATAAACAAAGACTTTTAGAATATATAAAAAAGCATAAACATATGCATCCACAAGATATTGTTCAAATTATCTATGAAGCAATTTTAAAACTTCAGAATCCACATAAAAAAGATGACATGACCATTTTGATTATAAAAAGAGTAAATTAA
- the leuC gene encoding 3-isopropylmalate dehydratase large subunit, translating into MGQTLFDKVWNKHVLYGKLGEPQLLYIDLHLIHEVTSPQAFEGLRLQNRKLRRPDLTFATLDHNVPTIDIFNIKDEIANKQITTLQRNATDFGVHIFDMGSDEQGIVHMVGPETGLTQPGKTIVCGDSHTATHGAFGAIAFGIGTSEVEHVFATQTLWQTKPKNLKIDINGTLPTGVYAKDIILHLIKTYGVDFGTGYALEFTGETIKNLSMDGRMTICNMAIEGGAKYGIIQPDETTFEYVKGRPFAENFTKSVDSWRELYSDDDAIFDRVIELDVTTLEPQVTWGTNPEMGVNFSEPFPEINDINDQRAYDYMGLQPGQKAEDINLGYVFLGSCTNARLSDLIEASHIVKGNKVHPNITAIVVPGSRTVKKEAEKLGLDTIFKNAGFEWREPGCSMCLGMNPDQVPDGVHCASTSNRNFEGRQGKGARTHLVSPAMAAAAAIHGKFVDVRKVVV; encoded by the coding sequence ATGGGTCAAACATTATTTGACAAGGTGTGGAATAAACATGTGTTATACGGTAAATTGGGCGAACCTCAACTATTATACATTGATTTACACCTTATACATGAAGTTACTTCTCCTCAAGCATTTGAAGGACTTAGACTTCAAAATAGAAAATTAAGACGCCCAGATTTAACATTTGCAACACTTGATCACAATGTTCCTACCATTGATATTTTTAATATTAAAGATGAAATTGCTAACAAGCAAATCACAACACTACAAAGAAATGCTACAGACTTTGGTGTGCATATTTTTGATATGGGCTCTGATGAACAAGGAATCGTGCATATGGTTGGTCCTGAAACAGGATTAACACAACCAGGTAAAACGATTGTTTGTGGTGATTCACATACAGCAACACATGGTGCATTTGGGGCAATTGCTTTCGGAATTGGGACAAGTGAAGTTGAACATGTCTTTGCAACACAGACACTTTGGCAAACAAAGCCCAAAAATTTAAAAATTGATATAAATGGCACCTTGCCTACTGGTGTCTATGCTAAAGACATTATTCTACATTTAATCAAAACATACGGTGTTGATTTTGGTACAGGCTATGCTTTGGAATTTACTGGAGAAACAATTAAAAATCTTTCAATGGATGGCAGAATGACCATATGTAATATGGCAATTGAAGGTGGCGCAAAATACGGCATTATTCAACCTGATGAAACAACATTTGAATATGTTAAAGGCCGCCCTTTTGCAGAAAATTTTACTAAATCAGTCGATAGTTGGAGAGAACTTTATTCTGATGACGATGCAATATTTGATCGTGTTATCGAACTTGATGTTACCACATTAGAACCACAAGTAACTTGGGGTACAAATCCTGAAATGGGTGTTAATTTCAGCGAGCCATTTCCAGAAATCAATGATATCAACGACCAACGTGCATATGATTATATGGGATTACAACCTGGTCAAAAAGCTGAAGACATCAACTTAGGATATGTCTTCCTTGGTTCATGTACAAATGCTAGACTTTCAGATTTAATTGAAGCTAGTCATATTGTTAAAGGTAATAAAGTACATCCAAATATTACAGCTATTGTCGTTCCAGGATCTCGTACTGTTAAAAAAGAAGCTGAAAAACTAGGTCTAGATACTATATTTAAAAATGCCGGATTTGAATGGCGCGAGCCAGGATGTTCAATGTGTTTAGGTATGAACCCAGACCAAGTACCTGATGGTGTACATTGCGCTTCTACAAGTAACAGAAACTTTGAAGGACGACAAGGTAAAGGGGCCAGAACTCATCTTGTATCCCCTGCTATGGCAGCGGCAGCAGCCATTCATGGTAAGTTTGTAGATGTAAGAAAGGTGGTTGTTTAA
- a CDS encoding anti-sigma factor antagonist: MNLNIETTTQDKFYEVKVGGELDVYTVPELEEVLTPMRQNGTRDIYVNLENVSYMDSTGLGLFVGTLKALNQNDQELYILGVSDRIGRLFEITGLKDLMHVNEGTEVE, translated from the coding sequence ATGAATCTTAATATAGAAACAACCACTCAAGATAAATTTTACGAAGTTAAAGTCGGTGGAGAGTTAGATGTTTATACTGTGCCTGAATTAGAAGAGGTTCTAACACCTATGCGCCAGAACGGGACTCGTGACATTTACGTTAACTTAGAAAATGTAAGTTATATGGATTCAACAGGATTAGGTTTATTCGTAGGTACCTTAAAAGCATTAAACCAAAATGATCAAGAGCTATACATTTTAGGTGTGTCAGATCGTATCGGTAGACTATTTGAAATTACTGGTCTAAAGGATTTAATGCATGTTAATGAAGGAACGGAGGTCGAATAA
- the ilvA gene encoding threonine ammonia-lyase IlvA, with amino-acid sequence MTVKTTVSTKDIDEAFLRLKDIVKETPLQLDHYLSQKYDCKVYLKREDLQWVRSFKLRGAYNAISVLSEEAKSKGITCASAGNHAQGIAYTAKKLNLKAVIFMPVTTPLQKVNQVKFFGNSNVEVVLTGDTFDHCLAEALTYTSEHNMNFIDPFNNVYTISGQGTLAKEMLEQAKSDNVTFDYLFAAIGGGGLISGISTYFKTYSPTTKIIGVEPSGASSMYESVVVNNQVVTLPNIDKFVDGASVARVGDITFEIAKENVDDYVQVDEGAVCSTILDMYSKQAIVAEPAGALSVSALENYKDHIKGKTVVCVISGGNNDINRMKEIEERSLLYEEMKHYFILNFPQRPGALREFVNDVLGPQDDITKFEYLKKSSQNTGTVIIGIQLKDHDDLLQLKQRVNHFDPSNIYINENKMLYSLLI; translated from the coding sequence ATGACAGTCAAAACTACAGTTTCCACGAAAGATATCGATGAAGCATTTTTAAGGCTAAAAGATATCGTCAAAGAAACGCCTTTACAATTAGACCATTACTTATCTCAAAAGTATGATTGTAAAGTTTATTTAAAACGAGAAGATTTACAGTGGGTACGTTCTTTTAAATTAAGGGGTGCTTACAATGCAATTTCTGTTTTATCGGAAGAAGCCAAAAGTAAAGGAATTACATGTGCGAGTGCAGGTAATCATGCACAAGGTATTGCCTATACCGCTAAAAAACTTAATTTAAAAGCAGTTATCTTTATGCCAGTCACTACACCATTACAAAAAGTAAATCAAGTAAAGTTCTTTGGAAACAGTAATGTTGAAGTTGTTCTAACAGGTGATACTTTTGATCATTGTTTAGCTGAAGCGTTAACATATACTAGCGAACATAATATGAACTTTATAGACCCTTTTAATAATGTATATACAATTTCTGGACAAGGTACGCTTGCTAAAGAAATGCTAGAACAAGCAAAGTCAGACAATGTCACTTTTGATTATTTATTCGCCGCGATTGGTGGTGGTGGATTAATTTCAGGTATTAGTACTTACTTTAAAACCTATTCACCTACTACGAAAATTATAGGTGTTGAACCTTCAGGTGCAAGTAGTATGTATGAATCTGTTGTCGTAAATAATCAGGTAGTCACATTGCCTAATATCGATAAATTTGTGGACGGTGCATCTGTAGCTAGAGTTGGTGATATTACATTTGAAATTGCAAAAGAAAATGTAGATGATTACGTTCAAGTAGATGAAGGTGCAGTTTGTTCTACGATTTTAGATATGTATTCAAAACAAGCAATTGTAGCAGAACCTGCTGGCGCATTAAGTGTGAGTGCTCTTGAAAACTACAAAGACCACATTAAGGGTAAAACCGTTGTTTGTGTCATTAGTGGTGGTAATAATGATATTAATCGTATGAAGGAAATTGAAGAACGTTCTTTATTATATGAAGAAATGAAACATTATTTTATTTTAAACTTCCCTCAACGCCCTGGTGCATTGAGAGAATTTGTAAATGATGTTTTAGGCCCACAAGACGATATTACAAAATTTGAATACTTAAAAAAATCTTCTCAAAATACAGGTACTGTCATTATAGGAATTCAGCTAAAAGATCACGATGATTTATTACAACTTAAACAACGAGTTAATCATTTCGATCCTTCCAATATTTATATCAATGAAAATAAAATGTTATACTCATTGTTAATTTAA
- a CDS encoding RNA-binding transcriptional accessory protein, which yields MDNQLINSIIEKYQFSKKQIEAVLTLVEEKNTVPFIARYRKEQTGGLDEVQIKQIDDEYQYMVNLQKRKEEVIKNIEQQGLLTEELKKDILKQNKLQRVEDLYRPFKQKKKTRATEAKRKGLEPFATWMKGRKHDISIKEKAQQFLTEEVKAVEDAIKGAQDIIAELISDNPKYRTKILKDMYHQGVLTTSKKKNAEDEKGIFEMYYEYSEPIKRIANHRVLAVNRGEKEKVLTVKFEFDTTSVEDFIARQEITQDNANRSYILDAIKDSLKRLIVPSIEREIHADLTEKAENHAIDVFSENLRNLLLQPPMKGKQILGVDPAFRTGCKLAVINPFGTFIAKGVIYPHPPVSKKEAAEKDFVQMVKAYDVQLIAIGNGTASRETEQFVADTIKKYELPVQFIIVNEAGASVYSASEIARDEFPDFQVEERSAVSIGRRVQDPLSELVKIDPKSIGVGQYQHDVNQKSLENALTFVVETAVNQVGVDVNTASSSLLQYVSGLSSQIAKNIIAYREENGAIKHNKELSKIKRLGAKTFEQSIGFLRIIDGTEPLDNTSIHPESYKVTYQLLEKLGFSGNDLGSNELKSKLNSLNMDALADELQIGKPTLEDIIKSLKAPNRDPRDKFETPILKSDVLSIEDLKEGMKLSGTVRNVVDFGAFVDIGVKQDGLVHVSKLSKKFVKNPMDIVSVGDIVDVWIYSIDKNKDKVSLTMIDPHE from the coding sequence ATGGACAATCAATTGATTAATTCAATCATAGAGAAATATCAATTTAGTAAAAAACAAATTGAAGCGGTACTAACATTAGTTGAAGAAAAAAATACAGTACCATTTATTGCGAGATATAGAAAAGAACAAACAGGTGGCCTAGATGAAGTTCAAATAAAGCAAATTGATGATGAATATCAATACATGGTCAATTTACAAAAACGTAAAGAGGAAGTAATCAAAAATATAGAACAACAAGGATTACTTACTGAAGAATTAAAAAAAGATATTTTAAAACAGAATAAATTACAACGTGTTGAAGACTTATATCGACCTTTTAAACAAAAGAAAAAGACAAGAGCGACTGAGGCGAAGCGTAAAGGCTTAGAACCATTTGCTACTTGGATGAAAGGGCGCAAACATGACATATCAATTAAAGAAAAAGCACAACAATTTCTAACTGAAGAAGTTAAAGCTGTTGAAGATGCTATAAAAGGCGCACAAGATATAATTGCAGAATTGATTTCAGATAATCCCAAATATAGAACTAAAATATTAAAAGATATGTATCACCAAGGTGTGTTAACTACATCTAAAAAGAAAAATGCTGAAGATGAAAAAGGTATTTTTGAAATGTACTATGAATACAGTGAGCCGATAAAACGTATTGCAAATCATAGAGTGTTAGCTGTAAACCGTGGTGAAAAAGAGAAGGTCTTAACTGTTAAGTTTGAGTTTGATACCACGTCAGTAGAAGATTTCATTGCACGTCAAGAAATCACTCAAGACAATGCAAATCGTAGTTACATTTTGGATGCGATTAAAGATAGCTTGAAACGTTTAATTGTACCTTCAATCGAGAGAGAAATTCATGCTGATTTAACAGAAAAAGCTGAAAATCATGCAATTGATGTATTTAGTGAGAATTTAAGAAATTTATTATTGCAACCACCAATGAAAGGTAAACAAATATTAGGCGTCGATCCTGCATTTAGAACAGGTTGCAAATTAGCAGTCATTAATCCATTCGGAACATTTATAGCGAAGGGTGTGATTTATCCTCATCCACCTGTATCAAAAAAAGAAGCAGCAGAGAAAGATTTTGTACAAATGGTTAAAGCGTATGATGTACAATTAATCGCTATTGGTAATGGTACAGCAAGTCGAGAAACAGAACAATTTGTTGCGGATACTATTAAAAAGTATGAACTGCCAGTACAATTCATTATTGTTAATGAAGCAGGTGCTTCAGTATATTCAGCATCAGAAATTGCTAGAGATGAATTTCCGGATTTTCAAGTTGAAGAGAGAAGTGCAGTATCAATTGGAAGACGTGTTCAAGATCCGTTAAGTGAATTAGTTAAGATTGACCCAAAATCAATAGGTGTCGGTCAGTATCAACACGATGTAAATCAGAAATCATTAGAAAATGCATTAACTTTCGTTGTTGAAACAGCAGTTAACCAAGTAGGCGTGGATGTTAATACAGCATCATCCTCATTGTTACAATATGTATCGGGTTTAAGTTCGCAAATAGCTAAAAATATCATTGCATATAGAGAAGAAAATGGAGCAATTAAACATAATAAAGAATTAAGTAAGATTAAACGTTTAGGTGCAAAAACATTCGAGCAAAGTATCGGATTTTTAAGAATTATAGATGGTACTGAGCCATTAGATAATACATCAATTCATCCAGAAAGCTATAAAGTGACATATCAACTACTAGAAAAACTTGGATTTAGTGGTAATGATTTAGGAAGCAATGAATTAAAATCCAAGTTAAACTCATTAAATATGGATGCACTCGCGGATGAACTACAAATTGGTAAGCCTACACTAGAAGATATTATTAAATCATTGAAAGCACCTAATAGAGATCCAAGGGACAAATTTGAAACGCCAATTCTTAAATCAGATGTATTATCAATTGAAGATTTAAAAGAAGGTATGAAATTAAGTGGGACAGTCCGAAATGTAGTAGATTTTGGAGCGTTTGTTGATATAGGTGTTAAGCAAGATGGTCTTGTGCATGTTTCGAAGCTGTCTAAGAAATTTGTGAAAAATCCAATGGATATAGTGAGTGTTGGTGATATCGTTGACGTTTGGATTTATAGTATCGATAAAAATAAAGACAAAGTATCATTAACGATGATTGATCCACATGAATAA
- the rsbW gene encoding anti-sigma B factor RsbW, giving the protein MQSKEDFIEMRVPASAEYVSLIRLTLSGVFSRAGATYDDIEDAKIAVSEAVTNAVKHAYKEKNSIGIIKVYFEILEDRIKIVISDKGDSFDYETTKSKIGPYDKDENIDFLREGGLGLFLIESLMDEVTVYKESGVTISMTKYIKKEQVRNNGERVEIS; this is encoded by the coding sequence ATGCAATCGAAAGAAGATTTTATCGAAATGCGCGTACCAGCATCAGCAGAATATGTAAGTTTAATTCGATTAACACTTTCTGGCGTGTTTTCGAGAGCTGGTGCTACATATGATGATATTGAAGATGCCAAGATTGCAGTGAGTGAAGCTGTAACAAATGCAGTTAAGCATGCATATAAAGAAAAAAATAGTATTGGTATCATAAAAGTATACTTTGAAATTTTAGAGGATAGAATTAAAATTGTGATTTCTGATAAAGGAGATAGTTTTGATTACGAAACTACTAAATCTAAAATAGGCCCATATGATAAAGATGAAAATATAGACTTTTTACGTGAGGGTGGATTAGGTTTATTTTTAATTGAATCATTAATGGATGAAGTGACTGTATATAAAGAATCTGGTGTGACAATCAGTATGACTAAGTATATTAAAAAAGAGCAGGTGCGAAATAATGGCGAAAGAGTCGAAATCAGCTAA
- the leuD gene encoding 3-isopropylmalate dehydratase small subunit yields MSAIKPITTYKGKIVPLFNDNIDTDQIIPKVHLKRISKSGFGPFAFDEWRYLPDGSDNPDFNPNKPQYKGASILITGDNFGCGSSREHAAWALKDYGFHIIIAGSFSDIFYMNCTKNAMLPIVLEKSAREHLAQYEEIEIDLPNQTVSSSDKSFHFDIDETWKNKLVNGLDDIAITLQYEALIEKYEQSL; encoded by the coding sequence ATGTCAGCAATCAAACCTATTACGACATATAAAGGAAAAATTGTTCCACTATTCAATGACAATATTGATACAGATCAAATTATTCCTAAAGTTCACTTAAAACGAATTTCAAAAAGTGGTTTCGGTCCATTCGCTTTTGATGAATGGCGTTATTTACCAGATGGTTCAGATAATCCAGATTTCAATCCTAACAAACCACAATATAAAGGGGCATCTATTTTAATTACAGGAGATAATTTTGGATGCGGTTCAAGTCGTGAACATGCTGCTTGGGCTCTTAAGGACTATGGTTTTCATATTATTATTGCAGGAAGTTTCAGTGACATATTTTATATGAATTGCACTAAAAATGCGATGTTGCCTATCGTTTTAGAAAAAAGTGCCCGTGAACATCTTGCACAATATGAGGAAATTGAAATAGATTTACCAAATCAAACTGTGTCATCGTCAGATAAAAGTTTCCATTTCGATATCGATGAAACATGGAAAAATAAATTAGTAAATGGATTAGATGACATTGCAATAACCCTACAATATGAAGCATTAATAGAAAAATATGAACAATCACTTTAA
- a CDS encoding SprT family protein has translation MNNEILQQMIEKLSEEKFGRKFQHQAYFNNRLRTTGGRYLLKSHDIEINPKQYEHYGKEAIVKIILHELCHYHLHIAGKGYQHKDQDFKRLSQQVGAPRFCNSIESYQQRANYEYYCTKCHAKYLRIRKVDTKRMRCGHCNGHLRLKKHLKE, from the coding sequence ATGAATAATGAAATATTGCAACAAATGATTGAGAAGCTTTCTGAAGAAAAATTTGGACGAAAGTTTCAGCATCAAGCATACTTTAATAATAGGTTACGTACCACAGGTGGTCGTTATCTTTTAAAGTCACATGATATAGAAATTAATCCTAAACAATATGAACATTATGGTAAAGAAGCTATTGTAAAAATTATATTGCATGAACTGTGTCATTATCATCTGCATATTGCAGGTAAAGGTTACCAACATAAAGATCAAGATTTTAAACGTTTGAGTCAACAAGTAGGTGCACCAAGATTTTGTAATAGCATAGAAAGCTATCAACAACGTGCAAATTATGAATATTATTGCACTAAATGTCATGCAAAATATTTAAGAATCCGTAAAGTTGATACAAAACGAATGCGTTGTGGACATTGCAATGGCCATTTAAGATTAAAAAAACATTTGAAGGAATAA